The following coding sequences lie in one Apium graveolens cultivar Ventura chromosome 3, ASM990537v1, whole genome shotgun sequence genomic window:
- the LOC141714916 gene encoding uncharacterized protein LOC141714916 — MEAVNKIIKHTLKAKLEEKKGTWTEELTQVLWSYNTTPRTTTGETPFSLVYGCEAMVLVEVGARSFRRDNYDIEENEVNHRLYMGMIEETREDAQIMIAAYQQRTTRHYNSKVRAWTFKVGDLVLRRVMPNTKVVSHGVFGANLEGPYKIKTSALGGNLPPQ, encoded by the coding sequence ATGGAGGCCGTTAACAAGATCATTAAGCACACCCTGAAGGCAAAGCTAGAAGAGAAAAAAGGGACATGGACAGAAGAGCTCACCCAAGTCCTATGGTCTTACAACACGACACCCCGAACTACAACTGGAGAGACCCCTTTTTCTTTGGTGTATGGATGTGAAGCTATGGTGCTCGTTGAAGTGGGGGCAAGATCTTTCCGGAGGGACAACTACGACATAGAGGAAAATGAGGTCAACCATCGGCTCTATATGGGTATGATTGAAGAAACTCGGGAAGatgctcaaattatgatagcagcATATCAACAGAGGACAACTAGGCACTATAATAGTAAGGTTCGAGCCTGGACTTTTAAGGTGGGAGACTTGGTTCTGCGCCGGGTCATGCCAAACACCAAGGTTGTGAGCCACGGAGTCTTTGGGGCAAATTTGGAAGGTCCCTACAAGATAAAAACTAGTGCTctgggagggaacctaccacctcaatga
- the LOC141714917 gene encoding uncharacterized protein LOC141714917 has product MRSPRRVKDVQSLTRRVAALNRFLSKSSNKCQEFFKAIKGVGRNFKWTEECEEAFQNIKKHFSSPLILSNPKAGETLILYFAVSDFAVSAVLVREEDAIQLPVYYVSKRLADAETRISSTSRSGTGALVVITSSEEVGLEGQNSAPWWSLFVDGASNGDGAGAGIELISPKAHKIRRATHLAFHATNNDAEYEALINGLKLALEMKVENLNVFGDSIIVVYQINGGYQAKGPRTEPYLKCAQRIIARFNEVRLELIPRGQNEGADELEKLGSRREATVLGVVPLDIQRHPSVPEHEVGSLSNDLGPTWMTPILAYIKEGSLPDEKNEARKIRYKAARYVVYDGILYRRGFNMPLLKCIDGDECNYILSEVTRAFLAITRGRYANYYNNPVASLTSLMSPWPFSIWRIDLIGELPKARRCVKYAVVAVDYFTKWAEAEPLATITAKKLREFVHRAIVCRYGIPYKLISDNGKQFDSKEMR; this is encoded by the exons ATGAGATCCCCCCGACGGGTGAAGGATGTTCAAAGCTTAACGAGGCGAGTGGCTGCCTTGAACCGCTTCCTCTCGAAGTCCTCCAATAAATGCCAGGAGTTCTTCAAAGCTATTAAAGGAGTGGGGAGGAATTTTAAGTGGACAGAAGAATGTGAGGAAGCCTTTCAGAATATAAAGAAGCATTTCAGCAGCCCTCTAATATTGTCCAACCCAAAGGCAGGAGAAACTCTGATCCTATACTTTGCTGTCTCCGACTTTGCAGTAAGTGCGGTATTAGTCCGAGAGGAAGATGCTATCCAGCTCCCggtatattatgtgagtaaaaggCTAGCCGACGCCGAGACTCG AATTTCCTCCACATCAAGAAGTGGAACTGGAGCCCTTGTTGTCATAACTAGCTCAGAAGAAGTTGGGCTGGAGGGCCAAAATAGTGCCCCATGGTGGAGCCTATTTGTGGATGGAGCCTCTAATGGTGATGGAGCAGGAGCTGGAATTGAGCTAATCAGTCCAAAGGCGCACAAGATCAGACGTGCGACCCATCTGGCCTTCCAtgcaaccaacaatgatgctgagtatgaggccCTGATCAACGGCCTCAAGCTAGCTTTGGAAATGAAGGTGGAGAATTTAAATGTGTTTGGTGACTCCATAATTGTGGTCTATCAGATAAACGGGGGGTATCAAGCTAAGGGGCCGAGAACGGAGCCTTACTTGAAGTGCGCGCAGAGGATAATCGCAAGGTTCAACGAAGTGAGGCTGGAACTAATCCCGCGCGGGCAGAATGAAGGCGCGGACGAGCTAGAAAAACTCGGATCGCGTCGCGAGGCCACCGTACTAGGGGTCGTGCCCCTTGATATACAGAGGCATCCTAGTGTGCCCGAGCACGAGGTGGGCAGCCTCAGTAATGACCTCGGCCCCACATGGATGACACCTATTCTAGCATACATAAAAGAAGGTTCACTTCCGGACGAAAAGAATGAGGCAAGGAAGATAAGATACAAAGCGGCCCGCTATGTGGTATACGATGGGATCTTATACAGAAGAGGGTTCAATATGCCTCTCCTCAAGTGCATAGATGGGGATGAATGCAATTATATCCTAAGTGAAGTAACGAGGGCATTTttggcaatcactcggggg CGATATGCCAATTATTACAACAACCCCGTGGCCTCTCtcacatccctcatgagcccTTGGCCCTTCTCTATATGGAGAATTGATCTGATTGGGGAACTCCCGAAGGCCAGGAGATGTGTCAAGTATGCGGTGGTTGCGGTAGACTACTtcactaagtgggcagaggcCGAGCCCCTAGCCACTATCACGGCAAAAAAGCTCAGGGAGTTTGTACACAGGGCTATTGTGTGTCGCTATGGCATCCCTTACAAGTTGATATCTGACAATGGGAAACAATTCGATAGCAAGGAAATGCGATAA